Proteins encoded in a region of the Benincasa hispida cultivar B227 chromosome 2, ASM972705v1, whole genome shotgun sequence genome:
- the LOC120072083 gene encoding proline-rich receptor-like protein kinase PERK2 — protein sequence MSFGNDSPVSSYSSSSVSISPPPSPSKISKALVQTKPTHGGATSSFQRPSRSKPSITPTKPPSKTTKAIATLHSKTLQPKTKTTPKPKPNTPSRLRQRPSSTATSKPYTKPGPPPFFPNITLMGATHDPLPAYLHNAPSLAVHPPPPLSIQPQATIYPVDSDVSSQSPRSPIVISSPRSPHTPSGTPPLTPPRLPL from the coding sequence ATGAGCTTCGGGAACGACTCGCCGGTAAGTTCCTACTCTTCCTCGTCTGTTTCGATTTCACCTCCCCCGAGCCCTAGCAAAATCTCCAAAGCCCTTGTCCAAACCAAACCCACGCATGGCGGAGCAACCTCCTCTTTCCAGCGGCCATCTCGGTCGAAACCTTCCATAACACCCACGAAACCTCCATCTAAGACCACTAAAGCCATTGCAACCCTTCATTCCAAAACTCttcaaccaaaaaccaaaactaCCCCTAAGCCAAAGCCTAATACACCTTCGAGACTGAGGCAGCGTCCATCATCTACGGCTACCAGTAAGCCCTATACCAAGCCTGGCCCACCACCATTCTTTCCTAACATAACTCTGATGGGTGCAACACATGACCCACTTCCAGCCTACCTTCACAATGCACCATCACTAGCCGTTCATCCACCGCCCCCACTTTCTATCCAGCCCCAAGCCACCATTTATCCAGTCGACTCAGACGTGTCAAGCCAATCGCCGCGTTCACCCATCGTCATATCCTCCCCTAGGTCGCCTCATACTCCATCAGGCACCCCTCCACTTACTCCACCCAGACTCCCCCTCTGA